A region of Nostoc sp. 'Peltigera membranacea cyanobiont' N6 DNA encodes the following proteins:
- a CDS encoding XisI protein, producing the protein MAKLDKYRQYIKNLLQQHASTVWDNRIQAQTIFDTEHDRYQLVYVGWREQDRIYGPVLHVDIIDEKIWIQQDGTEVGIANELVELGVPKEDIVLGFQLPSVRK; encoded by the coding sequence ATGGCAAAGCTAGACAAATATCGACAATATATTAAGAATTTGCTTCAACAACACGCTAGTACTGTTTGGGATAATCGCATTCAGGCACAGACAATTTTTGATACAGAACACGATCGTTATCAATTAGTTTATGTAGGTTGGCGCGAGCAAGACCGCATATATGGGCCTGTTCTCCATGTAGATATTATTGACGAGAAAATCTGGATTCAGCAAGATGGTACAGAGGTAGGAATTGCTAATGAATTGGTTGAATTAGGTGTGCCAAAAGAAGATATTGTTTTAGGTTTCCAGTTGCCATCTGTGCGTAAATAA
- a CDS encoding 7-carboxy-7-deazaguanine synthase QueE, producing the protein MIAKTTVTPTARLVEVFSAIQGEGLNVGTRQIFIRFALCDLRCHFCDSAQTWNAPATCRIERSPGLRDFEIHSNPVSLPILIEWVKQQNLPSLHDSISLTGGEPLLHAPFLTQFLPQVRDITGLPIYLETGGHRPEQLAMILPYLDSVGMDFKLPSVSGESHWQEHAKFLQLCHDSYLNVFVKIIVSQNTDPAELERSASLVAEVSPDISVFLQPVTPLAVSEQFSPIPMLAPTADRVLTWQALMKGFIKDVRVIPQTHKMLNQL; encoded by the coding sequence ATGATTGCTAAAACTACGGTTACACCTACCGCACGCCTAGTTGAGGTCTTTTCTGCCATTCAAGGGGAAGGACTGAATGTAGGGACGCGTCAGATATTTATTCGTTTTGCCTTGTGTGATTTGCGCTGTCACTTTTGTGATAGTGCCCAAACTTGGAATGCACCTGCTACTTGTCGGATAGAGCGATCGCCTGGATTGCGCGACTTTGAAATCCACTCTAACCCTGTTTCTTTACCCATATTAATCGAATGGGTAAAACAGCAAAATCTACCTTCTCTACACGATAGCATTAGCTTAACTGGAGGCGAACCACTTCTTCATGCCCCATTTTTAACGCAGTTTCTACCCCAAGTGCGAGACATAACTGGTTTACCCATATACTTAGAAACTGGCGGACATCGCCCAGAACAACTAGCGATGATTCTTCCCTATTTAGACTCTGTGGGTATGGATTTCAAATTGCCTAGTGTTAGCGGCGAAAGCCATTGGCAAGAACATGCTAAATTTCTCCAATTATGTCATGACTCATATTTAAATGTTTTTGTCAAGATAATTGTGTCTCAAAACACAGATCCAGCCGAGTTGGAACGTTCAGCTTCGTTAGTGGCAGAGGTTAGTCCAGATATCTCAGTATTTTTACAACCTGTTACGCCTTTAGCAGTATCTGAACAATTTTCTCCAATACCGATGCTTGCACCTACGGCCGATCGAGTTTTGACCTGGCAAGCTTTGATGAAGGGCTTTATCAAGGATGTGCGTGTGATTCCTCAGACGCATAAGATGCTTAACCAACTGTAA
- a CDS encoding YcjF family protein, with product MVVKLQRPILVGGLGLSLSLWMLDSWHDSIVQVGEFGLLSVLAVGGGLWLFQQNRSKDSLEQLNGMVVDRATVESAIAKTETVINQLAQESENHPALPTLREQVAQLFFELDRQKIKVAVTGGKSVGKSTLIEVLKQNLETQNWVSLEETAPLFRETPDNSDAAVLAEVAKSDFVLFLTNGDLTDSEFQTLQQLKAANQPTILVFNKQDQYLADESASILLSLKQRMQGNVVATAASPIAIKVRKHEADGTVQEWMEQPAADIQQLTQQLGEVLAQQGQRLVWVTTMRKAGLLKTEAKNWLNGTRRDRATPIIEQYQWIAAAAAFANPVPALDILATAAINAQMVMDLGNIYQQKFSLEQAQTVAGTMGSLMLKLGLVELSTKAISTVLKSNAVTFVAGGVVQGVSAAYLTRVAGLSLIEYFQQQEIAIDSGTGLNLENLRQTLQKVFQQNQQIGFLQAFVKQGVKRLLPEVQQGEVVGIQKAVG from the coding sequence ATGGTTGTGAAGTTGCAGCGACCAATTTTAGTGGGAGGATTGGGACTGTCCCTTTCTCTGTGGATGTTGGACAGTTGGCACGATTCGATAGTGCAGGTGGGTGAGTTTGGTTTGTTAAGTGTCTTAGCTGTCGGTGGTGGTTTGTGGTTATTCCAGCAAAATCGCTCGAAGGACAGTTTAGAGCAGCTAAATGGTATGGTAGTTGATCGGGCGACTGTGGAAAGTGCGATCGCTAAAACTGAAACTGTAATTAACCAACTGGCACAAGAATCAGAAAACCATCCAGCGTTACCGACACTGCGAGAACAAGTTGCCCAATTGTTCTTTGAATTAGATAGACAAAAAATTAAAGTGGCTGTGACTGGCGGGAAATCCGTAGGTAAAAGTACCTTAATTGAAGTCTTAAAGCAAAATCTAGAGACACAAAACTGGGTGTCTTTAGAAGAGACAGCACCTTTGTTTAGAGAAACGCCTGACAATTCAGATGCAGCTGTTTTAGCAGAAGTTGCAAAATCAGATTTTGTTCTGTTTCTGACAAACGGTGATTTGACAGACTCAGAATTTCAAACCTTACAGCAGCTAAAAGCAGCAAATCAGCCGACAATCCTGGTTTTTAACAAACAAGATCAGTATTTAGCCGATGAAAGCGCTAGTATCTTGCTGTCATTGAAACAGCGAATGCAGGGAAATGTAGTTGCAACAGCCGCCTCTCCCATTGCCATCAAAGTCCGAAAGCATGAGGCTGATGGTACTGTGCAAGAGTGGATGGAACAACCAGCAGCAGATATCCAGCAGTTGACGCAGCAGTTGGGTGAAGTTTTGGCACAGCAAGGACAACGGCTAGTTTGGGTAACTACCATGAGGAAAGCTGGGTTGTTGAAAACTGAGGCAAAAAACTGGCTGAATGGAACTAGACGCGATCGCGCTACCCCAATTATTGAACAATATCAATGGATAGCTGCGGCGGCGGCCTTTGCTAACCCAGTTCCAGCCCTTGATATTCTGGCGACTGCGGCAATTAATGCTCAAATGGTAATGGATTTGGGTAATATCTATCAGCAGAAATTTTCCCTAGAACAAGCGCAAACTGTAGCTGGAACAATGGGAAGTTTGATGCTGAAACTGGGTTTAGTTGAACTTTCTACAAAGGCTATTAGTACTGTTCTTAAAAGTAATGCCGTTACCTTTGTTGCTGGTGGCGTAGTGCAAGGAGTAAGTGCAGCTTATCTGACTAGAGTTGCTGGGTTAAGTCTAATTGAATATTTCCAACAGCAGGAAATAGCAATAGATTCTGGAACTGGTTTGAATTTGGAGAACTTGCGGCAAACATTGCAAAAAGTATTTCAGCAAAATCAGCAGATTGGTTTTTTGCAAGCATTTGTTAAGCAAGGCGTGAAGCGTTTATTGCCAGAAGTGCAACAGGGTGAAGTAGTAGGTATTCAGAAAGCTGTAGGATAA
- a CDS encoding asparaginase, translated as MTMGKRTQATALEVRLLREGITESRHIVQAVVCDERGRVLTVAGNSETAAFIRSALKPFQALAVTTTGTLERYDLSDRDLAIITSSHKGRIDQVRQVFNILWRADLDPTILQCPIPEGKHSPLEYNCSGKHAGMLAVCQQRRWPLNNYLDRKHPIQQLILGKVAELLRMPAAEFICAHDDCGAPTYLMQLGHMASLYALLASSTNLDMERIVRAMTHHPAMVAGDGEFDTELMRLTPGELVSKSGAEGVQCIGRLGEGLGLAIKVMDGTKRAKHAVAIHLLKQMGWISPSAAESLSEKFATLGKYTRLEVIGELSFL; from the coding sequence ATGACAATGGGAAAACGAACTCAAGCCACAGCACTGGAAGTCCGGTTGCTGCGGGAAGGTATTACTGAATCCAGGCATATAGTCCAAGCCGTTGTCTGCGATGAACGAGGACGGGTTTTAACCGTTGCCGGAAATTCTGAAACTGCTGCATTTATCCGTTCAGCGCTCAAACCATTTCAGGCACTCGCTGTCACTACAACAGGAACACTGGAACGCTATGACCTTAGCGATCGCGACTTAGCAATTATCACAAGTTCCCATAAAGGAAGAATAGATCAAGTCCGACAGGTATTTAACATCCTGTGGCGGGCCGATCTTGACCCCACCATACTCCAGTGTCCAATTCCTGAAGGTAAGCACAGTCCTTTGGAATACAATTGCTCTGGAAAACATGCAGGAATGTTAGCTGTTTGTCAGCAACGCCGTTGGCCCTTAAATAACTACTTGGATCGCAAGCACCCAATACAGCAATTGATTTTGGGCAAAGTAGCAGAATTGCTGCGAATGCCAGCCGCAGAATTTATCTGCGCTCATGATGACTGTGGCGCACCAACTTATTTGATGCAACTAGGTCACATGGCATCTTTATATGCGCTACTAGCCTCTAGTACCAATCTGGATATGGAGCGCATCGTCCGGGCTATGACTCATCACCCCGCGATGGTAGCAGGAGATGGAGAATTTGATACGGAATTGATGCGCTTAACTCCAGGGGAACTAGTCAGTAAAAGTGGTGCCGAAGGAGTTCAGTGCATTGGTAGACTCGGTGAAGGCTTGGGATTAGCAATCAAAGTCATGGATGGGACAAAACGAGCCAAACATGCCGTTGCTATTCACTTACTTAAGCAAATGGGTTGGATTAGTCCTAGTGCCGCCGAAAGCCTCTCAGAAAAGTTTGCCACCTTGGGAAAATACACACGTTTAGAAGTAATTGGAGAATTATCGTTTTTGTAG
- a CDS encoding CGLD27 family protein, whose amino-acid sequence MIRSSVSNCPVPIDQQPLNEYEELKTSWLFRDSTLDLRDYITKIAWIWGLSWLIAAPVAAASFPPHKYIAHFILCGAAAASVGVVLALVRLYLGWFYVCDRLCSPTVFYEESGWYDGQTWTKPQEILNRDRLIVAYEIKPILRRLQFTFAGLAGMYVTGTIVWHLF is encoded by the coding sequence ATGATTAGGTCTTCGGTTTCAAATTGCCCAGTTCCCATAGACCAACAACCACTCAATGAGTACGAAGAGTTAAAAACTTCCTGGCTATTTCGTGATAGCACTTTAGATTTGCGCGATTATATCACGAAAATAGCTTGGATTTGGGGTTTATCTTGGCTGATCGCAGCCCCTGTGGCCGCAGCAAGTTTTCCTCCCCACAAGTATATTGCACATTTTATCCTTTGTGGTGCGGCTGCCGCCAGTGTCGGGGTGGTACTGGCACTAGTAAGGTTGTACTTAGGCTGGTTCTACGTGTGCGATCGCCTTTGCAGTCCCACAGTATTTTATGAAGAGTCCGGGTGGTATGACGGCCAAACTTGGACGAAACCACAGGAAATCCTTAACCGCGATCGCTTAATTGTTGCATACGAAATCAAACCTATTCTGCGGCGGTTACAATTTACCTTTGCTGGCTTGGCGGGAATGTACGTTACTGGTACGATAGTTTGGCATTTGTTTTAA
- a CDS encoding group I intron-associated PD-(D/E)XK endonuclease — MDTKLRGDIAEQAAVLHALKRGWEVLKPFGDRLPYDLAFDVEGTLIKIQVKYAWLDEPSGNYVVDNRRTKTNRRLMVREVYQLSDFDFALVYIEKLDLFYIFPVDVFIDYGSEVHLVEAEKRQRKPRSAPYRNAWELILQASIGKESCDRSLVKFQEAGF; from the coding sequence ATGGACACAAAGCTTAGAGGAGACATAGCAGAACAAGCTGCTGTTCTTCATGCCTTAAAGCGTGGTTGGGAAGTTTTAAAACCTTTTGGCGATCGCCTACCTTACGATCTAGCATTTGATGTAGAGGGAACTCTAATTAAAATCCAAGTCAAATATGCTTGGTTGGATGAGCCTTCCGGGAATTATGTTGTAGATAATCGCCGCACTAAAACTAATAGACGGCTGATGGTTCGAGAAGTATATCAGCTATCAGACTTTGATTTTGCCCTAGTATATATAGAAAAACTTGACCTGTTCTATATCTTTCCCGTAGATGTGTTCATAGATTATGGAAGCGAAGTACACCTTGTTGAAGCTGAAAAAAGACAGCGCAAACCGCGTTCGGCACCATATAGGAATGCTTGGGAATTAATTTTACAGGCATCTATAGGTAAAGAAAGTTGCGATCGATCGCTTGTTAAATTCCAAGAAGCAGGTTTTTAA
- the rsfS gene encoding ribosome silencing factor translates to MTDYFQGNFPLQSVPLTKSVVESHAHTEEESGKLAATIAEAASDRKAGEILLLKVAEVSYLADYFVMMTGYSRVQVRAIAQAIEGKVETELQRRPIRTEGKIEGSWVLQDYGDVIVHIMMPKEREFYNLEAFWIHAERISLPESDEGEGKQT, encoded by the coding sequence ATGACTGATTATTTCCAAGGAAATTTCCCATTACAATCTGTCCCACTGACGAAGAGTGTGGTAGAGAGCCACGCCCATACCGAAGAGGAGAGCGGAAAATTAGCTGCAACAATAGCAGAAGCTGCATCAGATCGCAAAGCGGGTGAGATTTTATTGCTCAAAGTAGCAGAGGTATCTTACCTAGCCGATTATTTTGTGATGATGACTGGCTATTCTAGGGTACAAGTCAGAGCGATCGCTCAAGCAATTGAAGGAAAAGTTGAAACTGAGTTACAACGTCGTCCCATAAGGACAGAAGGAAAAATCGAGGGGAGTTGGGTATTACAAGACTACGGTGATGTGATCGTTCACATCATGATGCCCAAAGAACGGGAGTTTTATAATTTAGAAGCGTTTTGGATTCATGCAGAACGTATTTCCCTTCCAGAATCTGATGAGGGTGAAGGTAAGCAAACATGA
- a CDS encoding element excision factor XisH family protein, which yields MPAKDAFHAVVKTALEKEGWLITHAPYALQAGTLELYVDLGAEQVIAAEKQGQKIAVEIKSFLSPSKITELYAALGQFIIYRIALQKKRSQSHFIFSSS from the coding sequence GTGCCTGCTAAAGATGCTTTTCATGCAGTTGTCAAAACAGCACTTGAGAAAGAAGGGTGGTTAATCACTCACGCTCCTTATGCTCTCCAGGCGGGAACCCTTGAATTATATGTTGATTTAGGAGCAGAACAAGTTATTGCAGCCGAAAAACAAGGACAAAAAATAGCTGTTGAAATTAAAAGTTTTTTGAGTCCTTCAAAAATTACAGAACTTTATGCTGCATTAGGACAATTTATTATTTACCGAATTGCTTTACAAAAAAAAAGAAGCCAATCGCACTTTATATTTAGCAGTTCCTAG
- a CDS encoding nucleotidyl transferase AbiEii/AbiGii toxin family protein, whose product MLNSQKLPFLESIGWQLKNVYQMSEKEIVQLYQRNWHHQTTFKNLKQEEKDFIHYLAKKYNSWILPDFEMFHLDHHNNILKILNAFNPEVFKKASAYFGGGTLLALEYDEYRLSKDINFLFPYGTENYRYLRNLICDEGIVALFQSTTDIELGDSTINQYGIRFLVVVNETTIKVEIVANGIFTLDPPVYPEWTKIPCLSISDRFTSKLMANADRWNDSSTQSRDLIDLAILRVNNEIPAHAIAKAEESYEVKKPLVKAITNFTEKERYRDKCFHELNIPEEKFPIIMDGINLLLVDFESMN is encoded by the coding sequence ATGCTCAATTCACAAAAGCTACCATTTCTAGAGTCTATTGGTTGGCAGCTAAAAAATGTATATCAAATGAGTGAGAAAGAAATTGTTCAATTGTATCAACGCAATTGGCATCATCAAACTACCTTCAAAAATTTAAAACAAGAAGAAAAGGATTTTATTCATTATTTAGCAAAAAAATATAACTCTTGGATATTACCGGATTTTGAAATGTTTCATCTCGATCATCATAATAATATACTTAAAATCCTTAATGCTTTCAATCCAGAAGTTTTCAAAAAAGCTTCTGCATACTTTGGCGGTGGTACACTCTTGGCATTAGAATATGATGAATACAGGCTTAGTAAAGATATTAATTTCCTCTTCCCTTATGGAACTGAAAATTACAGATATTTAAGAAATTTGATTTGCGATGAAGGAATTGTAGCATTATTTCAAAGTACAACAGATATCGAATTAGGTGACAGTACAATAAATCAATATGGTATTCGTTTCCTTGTTGTAGTCAATGAAACAACTATTAAAGTAGAAATTGTAGCCAATGGGATTTTTACTTTAGACCCTCCTGTTTATCCAGAATGGACAAAAATACCTTGTCTGAGTATAAGCGATAGATTTACATCAAAACTAATGGCTAATGCTGACCGATGGAACGATTCAAGTACACAATCTAGAGATTTGATTGACTTAGCAATATTGCGTGTAAATAACGAAATACCCGCACATGCAATCGCTAAAGCTGAAGAAAGCTACGAAGTAAAAAAGCCATTAGTTAAAGCCATCACTAACTTTACTGAAAAAGAAAGATATAGAGATAAATGTTTTCATGAGTTAAACATACCGGAAGAAAAATTTCCCATAATAATGGATGGAATAAATTTGCTTCTTGTTGACTTTGAATCTATGAATTAA
- a CDS encoding DUF2442 domain-containing protein — translation MLKDIIEVIPNDNYQLYLKFEDGKEGIVDVNQLIEFTGIFAPLKDLTYFQTVKVNPEWGTIHWDNGADLDPDVLYSVVTNQSIPTYRNLEEYEKSWS, via the coding sequence ATGCTTAAAGATATTATAGAAGTTATTCCTAACGATAACTATCAACTCTATTTGAAGTTTGAAGACGGAAAGGAAGGTATTGTTGATGTTAACCAGTTAATCGAATTTACAGGAATTTTTGCACCTTTAAAAGATTTAACCTATTTTCAAACTGTTAAGGTTAACCCTGAATGGGGAACAATTCACTGGGATAATGGCGCAGATTTAGACCCAGATGTTCTTTATTCTGTGGTTACTAACCAATCTATTCCCACATATAGAAATCTGGAAGAATATGAAAAAAGTTGGAGTTAA
- a CDS encoding glycosyltransferase family 4 protein, translating into MRILIYSYNYHPEPIGIAPLMTELAEGLVKRGHEVRVVTAMPNYPERQIYQEYRGKWYVNEYKNGVQIQRSYVWIRPQPNLLDRVLLDASFVVTSFVPALLGWHPDVILSTSPSLPSCVPVALLGWLRACPVILNLQDILPEAAIHVGLLKNKLLIKLFTALEKFAYHTASRISVIADGFVENLRSKGVEANKIVQIPNWVDVNFIRPLPKENNPFREAHNLNGKFVVLYSGNIALTQGLESVIKAASVLRHIPDIVFVIVGEAKGLQRLQQECLDCGADNVLLLPFQPRKSLPEMLAAADVGLVVQKKNVVSFNMPSKIQVLLASGAALVASVPDNGTAARAIKQSGGGAIVPPEDPQALAMAILDLYQNPEKVKTLGYKSRQYAVENYAFEQALNQYESLFYSLTAEHGAIQSTRVTVSRAESP; encoded by the coding sequence ATGCGGATTTTAATTTACTCCTACAACTACCATCCAGAGCCAATTGGTATTGCCCCACTGATGACTGAATTAGCAGAGGGACTAGTGAAGCGTGGGCATGAAGTACGCGTAGTCACCGCTATGCCGAACTATCCTGAGCGTCAAATTTACCAAGAATATCGGGGCAAGTGGTATGTCAACGAATATAAAAATGGCGTTCAAATCCAACGCAGTTACGTTTGGATTCGCCCCCAACCCAACCTATTAGATCGGGTGTTACTAGACGCTAGTTTTGTTGTTACTAGTTTTGTGCCTGCACTCTTAGGTTGGCATCCAGATGTGATTCTCTCAACATCGCCATCTTTGCCAAGCTGTGTACCAGTTGCTCTTTTAGGATGGTTACGTGCTTGTCCTGTGATCTTAAATCTACAAGATATATTACCAGAAGCAGCCATTCATGTCGGTCTACTGAAAAATAAATTGCTTATAAAGTTATTTACAGCGTTGGAAAAATTTGCTTACCACACTGCCAGTAGAATTAGTGTCATCGCCGATGGGTTTGTGGAGAATTTGCGATCTAAAGGTGTAGAAGCTAACAAAATTGTGCAAATTCCCAACTGGGTTGATGTAAATTTTATCCGTCCTTTGCCTAAAGAAAATAACCCTTTCCGCGAAGCACATAATCTAAATGGCAAATTTGTAGTTCTTTATTCTGGTAACATTGCCCTAACCCAAGGCTTAGAAAGCGTTATCAAAGCTGCTTCTGTGTTGCGCCATATCCCAGATATTGTTTTTGTCATCGTTGGAGAGGCAAAAGGTTTACAGCGATTGCAACAAGAATGTCTAGACTGCGGCGCAGATAATGTTTTGTTACTGCCATTTCAACCCCGCAAATCTTTGCCAGAAATGTTGGCAGCTGCCGATGTTGGCTTGGTAGTGCAAAAGAAAAATGTTGTATCTTTCAATATGCCGTCAAAAATTCAAGTACTACTTGCTAGTGGAGCGGCATTAGTTGCTTCTGTGCCTGATAATGGTACAGCAGCAAGAGCAATCAAGCAAAGTGGCGGCGGAGCGATCGTTCCTCCAGAAGATCCCCAAGCTTTAGCAATGGCAATTTTAGATTTGTACCAAAACCCCGAAAAAGTCAAAACTCTGGGTTATAAAAGTCGCCAATATGCCGTTGAAAACTATGCTTTTGAGCAAGCTTTAAATCAGTATGAGTCGTTGTTTTACTCATTGACAGCAGAGCATGGAGCAATTCAGTCTACAAGAGTTACAGTATCTAGAGCAGAAAGCCCATGA
- a CDS encoding DUF3318 domain-containing protein produces MTSYATSSAKAEMSELRRLKGLLPPELQSWVTVEGTTEVNPPLVRCEEIGKDQVEIQIDLVKWDALAMDQRNLLFWHEVARVQNDTIPKDGWEMAALAIGLGGAVGELWVQDGLLLVLALSLCGVSGWRLYQKNSGEKQLRELLNADEKAIALATRFGYSLPNAYKSLGSALKTLIDNTPSKRQRSKYEARLSALKRSANKAKAKSKTPDEGGL; encoded by the coding sequence ATGACATCCTATGCAACCTCCTCTGCCAAAGCGGAAATGAGTGAACTACGGCGGTTGAAAGGCTTACTACCGCCAGAATTACAGAGCTGGGTCACGGTTGAAGGCACAACTGAGGTCAATCCACCCCTGGTTCGCTGCGAAGAAATTGGTAAAGACCAGGTAGAAATTCAAATTGACCTGGTGAAATGGGATGCCCTCGCAATGGATCAGCGTAATCTGTTGTTCTGGCATGAAGTTGCTCGCGTTCAAAATGACACAATTCCTAAAGATGGTTGGGAAATGGCAGCACTAGCCATCGGTTTAGGTGGCGCTGTCGGCGAATTGTGGGTACAAGATGGATTGCTGCTGGTGTTAGCTTTGTCGCTGTGTGGCGTGTCAGGCTGGCGACTGTACCAAAAGAATAGCGGGGAAAAGCAACTAAGAGAATTGCTCAATGCTGATGAGAAAGCGATCGCTCTAGCAACTCGTTTTGGTTATAGCCTCCCCAATGCCTACAAGAGTCTTGGTAGCGCCTTGAAAACCCTGATTGACAATACTCCTAGTAAGCGCCAACGATCGAAATACGAAGCAAGGCTGTCTGCCCTCAAGCGCAGTGCCAATAAAGCAAAAGCTAAATCCAAAACTCCAGATGAAGGCGGGTTGTAA
- a CDS encoding sugar transferase: MATKVQSFMTSQPTEVDFPVNSLNDTAIMQVPVRLSVLEALGFKQTCQSLIQHNLHPKQIIIDFHQTTFMDSSGLGALVSNFKYAQTKGITLTLRNVTPQVMAVLKLTGLDQVFPLESVDDGLLIEPEDLVDNRKTTSRKVEQLPTTHPSVASWMKRFLDIVGSMVGLLITGVLFIPIAIAIQINDPGPIFFSQTRCGWMGKRFEIWKFRSMCVDAEAKKSQVKNQVQGAFFKNENDPRVTRVGRFLRRTSFDELPQFWNVLKGEMSLVGTRPPTPDEVERYEVPEWQRLDVKPGMTGEWQVNGRSTVRSFEDVIHLDLQYQKNWSLVYDLKLIFKTIAILFNRNSGAV; this comes from the coding sequence ATGGCAACGAAAGTGCAGAGCTTCATGACTAGCCAACCGACAGAGGTCGATTTTCCAGTTAATTCCCTAAACGACACGGCTATAATGCAGGTGCCCGTGCGGTTGAGCGTGCTGGAGGCTTTAGGCTTTAAGCAAACCTGCCAAAGCTTAATCCAGCACAATTTACATCCTAAGCAAATCATCATTGACTTTCACCAAACTACTTTTATGGATAGTAGTGGTTTAGGTGCCCTGGTCAGTAATTTTAAATATGCCCAGACTAAAGGAATTACATTAACACTGCGGAATGTAACGCCTCAAGTCATGGCAGTCTTAAAACTTACGGGATTGGATCAGGTTTTTCCCTTAGAGTCGGTTGATGATGGGTTGTTAATAGAACCAGAAGACTTAGTAGATAATCGGAAGACTACTTCCCGCAAAGTAGAGCAGTTACCCACTACTCACCCTTCTGTGGCATCTTGGATGAAACGGTTCTTAGACATTGTGGGGTCTATGGTCGGTTTATTAATTACAGGAGTTTTATTTATTCCGATTGCGATCGCTATTCAAATTAACGATCCCGGCCCGATTTTCTTCAGTCAAACCCGTTGTGGCTGGATGGGAAAACGGTTTGAGATTTGGAAATTCCGCTCTATGTGTGTGGATGCAGAAGCGAAAAAATCCCAAGTTAAAAACCAAGTGCAAGGTGCATTTTTCAAGAATGAGAACGATCCTAGAGTTACTAGGGTAGGGCGCTTTTTACGGCGAACTAGTTTTGATGAATTACCGCAATTTTGGAACGTCCTCAAAGGAGAAATGAGTTTAGTTGGTACTCGACCACCTACACCCGATGAAGTCGAACGTTATGAAGTACCGGAGTGGCAGCGTTTAGACGTAAAACCTGGTATGACTGGCGAATGGCAAGTCAATGGACGTTCTACAGTCCGCAGTTTTGAAGATGTTATTCACCTAGATTTGCAGTATCAAAAAAATTGGAGTTTGGTGTATGATTTAAAGCTAATTTTCAAAACTATAGCTATTCTATTTAATAGAAACAGTGGTGCTGTTTAG
- a CDS encoding glycosyltransferase yields MTLISKVGYEPKKKANLIAPLKIKPSDISIVIPVRDNQKGIDLFLSNFFNTHIPKIYPKEIIIVDNNSKKPIVIHKQFQINGLEIILLKCSKIGPAAARNLGLSCSKGDWILFTDSDCIPCESWITGYINSMNGSIGYAGNVKAWGSNFLSKYYQTQEILVPLKVIDCEKNISPEYLITANTLIWKLAIEKIGGFNEDINIAAGEDIDLGWRLLELGNLSYAFNSVVYHNFDDGILGFIKRFSRYGKGNKVISKMYNIDLSPRIFNANKRNFINQLLSKLQYICLLWGYITH; encoded by the coding sequence ATGACTTTAATCAGCAAAGTAGGTTATGAGCCTAAAAAGAAAGCTAATTTAATAGCACCATTAAAAATAAAACCATCAGATATATCGATAGTTATACCTGTCAGGGACAATCAGAAAGGAATTGATTTATTTTTATCTAATTTTTTTAATACACATATACCAAAAATATATCCTAAAGAAATTATTATTGTCGATAATAACTCAAAGAAGCCAATTGTTATTCATAAACAGTTTCAAATCAACGGGCTGGAAATAATATTGCTTAAATGCTCAAAAATTGGGCCAGCGGCTGCACGAAATTTGGGATTAAGCTGTTCCAAAGGAGATTGGATTTTATTTACAGATAGCGACTGTATTCCTTGTGAATCATGGATTACAGGGTATATTAATTCAATGAACGGCTCAATTGGATATGCAGGAAATGTTAAAGCATGGGGCAGTAATTTTTTATCAAAATATTATCAAACACAAGAAATTTTAGTGCCTTTGAAAGTGATTGATTGTGAAAAAAATATCAGTCCTGAATATTTAATTACTGCTAATACTCTGATTTGGAAACTAGCTATTGAAAAAATAGGCGGGTTCAATGAAGATATTAATATTGCGGCTGGAGAAGATATAGATTTAGGATGGAGATTGTTAGAATTAGGTAATCTTTCTTATGCTTTTAACTCTGTAGTTTATCATAATTTTGATGATGGTATACTTGGTTTTATTAAAAGATTTAGCCGATATGGAAAAGGTAATAAAGTTATCAGTAAAATGTACAATATTGACTTAAGTCCTCGAATATTTAATGCTAATAAACGTAACTTTATAAATCAGCTTTTGTCTAAATTACAATATATCTGTCTTTTGTGGGGGTACATAACTCATTAA